The Helianthus annuus cultivar XRQ/B chromosome 15, HanXRQr2.0-SUNRISE, whole genome shotgun sequence genomic sequence tttttataaaagttgtcgggaagttgtaaaggatgatttgttctaaaaacggggtttttacaagactaaactattttatacatagatccactaaatataaggtgatctacactatgatttttggaaaaactacaagttcatgtaataatgcgattttacatactagtctacaagtttgacgtgttgaaactagtttgaagtatcggaaattgattggttgatttaaagaagtgttggaatgattttgtaaaagaaaatgatacgcttgaaagcgtggccacctccagttacaggggaaactctggcgaaatttttctaaaatctaacacttagaattatttgcaagtgttagactattttgaaatgtttttaaaatacatttcgccaagactttatttattaaataatcggaggtgggattttcacaaaaactaaacgtgataaatatttattcgataaatatatttttcaccacactgtttatgattattttgtgaaaatatataaatattatttttagagtaaaaataatatttacaaactttgacgaacccaaaataatgcaaacccttacacgacaaacatataagttacaacggtaattactattaccacttactcgccaaaacgtaacttacgcttaatacggaaatattcataaacgagtatgttgtcaacgtattatttttggaaaatattatgtgtagagaaaatataatatttttgagaaagatatttatattttggaatgagaagtaaaaatatattaagtgagacttaataatatatttcgtacacacatgtattaaatcccccatccttgggaaggagaataattaccaagtatgcacagaatgtaaacacgaaatagttgtctaactatttcccaaaaattaaactataaagctaaagcacggccatccgtctaatagaattagcacatgtaggtcgttgcacagctttcggacatttggagtacttggtatagcgacgcactgactgtgagttcatatcccccttttcccttaactgttttcagttttctaaactgcgggggtgaaatacatgttacaatgattatgattactttatacatggtatggttagcgtaaggagggttacttttagatcatgtgaatgggtaggcggaaacttgaggtcattaatcctcagggaaggaccgaggggcaggagcggtagatctatttgggtgtagcgagcccagtcccaggtccagcataacggaccttgggatgactttgttcccgacgcataaatttgctaggtttgagccttcctacttgcatttcacatatatcaatggccttgcaaaccattggtgatctctttttccttatttgctacataccaggtttttgataaagataaaggtttatttactcactatcgcatgaacttgctcaacattattgttgatttttcaacttacatgtatttcaggaaactaacgatctggcgcggtatggcttgttttccgctgcattaggcaccaaggtcatccagggttcggggaatgtgactcttacctggacaagtcacagtccttgaattcATGTTTCTGTTTGAattttgtaatgtttagacaagtttatggttgttgggtgttaacccgttaagacaatgttccgatattttttttaatggatgatcttgcatatttttaattcatatagcttgttatgattaagctatggtattaagaagtcacaccaaattaaccacgcttccgcaaagccagggtgtgacaacgcttgtgtgattgtttgtttattttgtgaacaagttatattatttttaggatgaaataatataactcacgtataccataaaatttctactccaaaataataccaaaactcttacaaaataaatatttaagttacgcaatTATTATTGCAATACGAAATGCTAAAACGTCACTTATGtaatatttcagaaaaatactttcacacgtatattttggtaaaatattatgtTGGAAGatttatgaagtaaaatataatattttttaggaaaaatatatatatatatattgaattaagatgttttagacagataatttaaatatatttttctaagtgggacttaaaatatatttttcggaaatacaagtgtacatgtataaatacccccatccttggggaggaaatacacatataaaatacttgagaagtgtggataagaaatagttgcctaactatttttcctaaatacaaaagttaagttaaaataattaatattattttaacaagtagcCAAACTTGATATAATATCAAAGTAATGCAACTCAAaacattaaaccctaagccaaggcatggcacatccgtctaataggcattagtacgtgtaggtcgttgcgcagtaGACCGAGTTTGGATTGACGACTATTTCAGGAGACGCACTTCTatgagttcatgttcccccttttctctttactgttttcagttttatatactcgggggtgaaatacatgtgacaattattacaaacatttatttacatggtatggttagcgtagggagggtttactactagatcatgtgaggggtgggtacaacacataaggccatcaatcctcattgttaggaccgagggacacaagagtgatagatctatttgggtgtagagagcccacacccgtgaggccggggcggcccatagaggtgactgtgtcttacagccgaagcccggtaacaaatttgctagttttgagtcttcctgcaccttttcacacataccagtggctttgcaacccattggtgatctctttttttttcccttattgctacataccagggacttttattcatacatgaaaggtttatacatactcacttttacatgaactcgctcaacttttgttgatttttcaaactacatgtatttcaggaaattaatggatctggcgaagtgtgcaatcgtgtcaagctgcgtagggaataatgatgtcatccaggattaggatgtgtaacccttacctggacgggttacatgtctctaaaccatgtttttatttaaaactttTGTTGTGTCATGTGAACACGTTTTAATCATGTCATGTTGTAACTTGTTTTATGTGTCTGCattttaaacaatgatgttgtggtaactttaaattcaatgaatggatgatcattatgtgttttattttcatatagcattgttatgattgttgctatggtattaaaaAGTCACACCAATTAAACCCATGCTTCCGCACGAAaacatagcgaactaggattctttctcgagtctagactatgatcactagggctctcacgaaaacatttttacattgcatacaatAAACGTCTAGATCCATagcacaaaacatttttacaaacaaaaaggcacaaatacattttttttttcaaaattcatggttcagtcttagagattgagggagttcagccttagaggctgagggaggttcagtcttagagactgaagggttcaatcttagagattggggaggtttaatcttagagattgggagttggtcttagagaccagggagttagtctgagaggctagggagttcagtctgagagactgggagggtagtctagggagactaggagaattacttgtttgttttattgtgacttacatgtttatttgatttcatgttgatatttgtgcatatgtgtggttgtgttacagacaccatggtttCTTCTTCCGACACAGGAGTATCAGACATAGTGGACCCCATGGCGATTGTGTCAGACGATGAGATGCCATCCGAGGGAGACGTTTACACGTCAGACACCACGAGCACGGATGACGATGATTTTCAGCCGTTCGCTCTGCCAGACATCGGAGTTGAGATTCAGCATGCTGATGGCATTCCTGCTGGGGATCTCCCTCTTGCTGTGATCCCTGCTCCCGTTCCACTTGCTGCCTTTCCCTTGGCGGATGTGCCACTCGATGTCGTGTCAGATGACGACATTGATCTTTTCGAGGAGGGTCCCCCTGAGGACGACTATGAGGGTGGGGCCCCGATTGATGTTGATGCTATCCTTCCTATTGTTGAAGCCCCTATAGAGGAGGCTCCTCttggttcacctgtcccagactcgttggagtctgtggcatccgcatcCTTGCACGACCAGGGTGTGCAGCATCACTCGAGTTTGAGTTTGACCACGAGATCGTCATCGATCCAGTTTTTCCCCCTGACTTCGATCCTGATCATGGGATCGAGTTTATTCATATGGACCAGCCCTTAGAGGCGCCTGTGGCTCCCACTGATCCGTTTTTTGACATTCCTGCCGATTTTGATATGGACCTTGTTGACCCTGAGCCTGTCATGGCCCCAGAGCCTGTTGTTGCTCCTGACCCTACACTAGAGCACGACCCTGTTCTTGATGATGCACCGGCCCTTGCACCACCCATTGCTGACCTACCCATTGTTGCACCACCATTGGTGGATGATCCTATTGTTGACGCACCTTTACCTGACCCCGTGTCGGCACTGGTTGACCGTGCACCTTTCGCCGCTCACATAGATCCTCGTTATGCTgacacccgtaacgggtggatCGAGGATGATGACGACTACCCACCGTTTGTGCTACTCGTCACTCCTCCCTTAGCACCTGCTTCTGCACCTGCTGAGATTCCATTGTTCCACCCACACACCACTGACGTCCATCGCACTGATCTTCCCATCACATTCCTCCAGGACATACCACCACCtcgtcctggggagggttcatcGAGGCAGCCACCTGCTTTTATTCCTCCCGTGTCATCATCTTTTCCGTTCCTGTCACAGTTTCCTCATGTTGCACCACCTGTTGCACCATCGGGCGAGCCGTTTTTGTGGACTACGCCCCATGTTATGCCATTATCTGACCCGTACCACCCATTTCATGTGGGGTACACTACGGAGGATATACTTGCGTCGctgctgtgacacctgtgtcaccacgaacaccaaacaaatgaccaaccaatgaaattttgtatttcatacttgggatttgtataaatatgtgtatcttttgcacatatcaattcttgttcaattccaagctttaaatcgctttctagaaagttatacgcgcactgatgcgtaaacgtaatcagtttaacgcgacaaacactccggaatagtgaaataggcctaacataccttaaatgacccttacataacttagaaataagttttggaaggtttggtgtggcaaaaacaagtttattcgatcgcagggactatttgcgtcaaactgcgaaactataccgattcgtaaggtaacgtacagtccggaacttgatcataagttaaacataccatatataacataaacatggtttagaaataagctttgataggttcggtgtgcgaaaacatgcttatatgatcttacagggactaaaagtgtcaaaaatggcgtaagtttgcattttcgcgcatatcttacgttctggacacatctggacatccaaaatttttgtacacactaaaatatttttattttaagtgatcggcatgcaaaaatcccattcgtcgcttaatttggttcgttttcgcgtccgtttgagtttcgtcgtaatttaacgaacaacgcgaccgtacgaccaaacgagccgacatccgagagtgttccaagcatattttgagtcctctaaactttattgaccttgtagagccttgaaaatggcttaacgggtgtcaaaagtaccaaaaatggactcgaatgcatgcagggaccaaaactatcatttttcaaacttttgctgatctgggggctcaggcggggcgcgtaagcccagcCCCAaatcttacgcggggcgcctcAGGTGCCCAGTGACCAGAAAGTTGGTTTTTGCAaactgtttgcaaattcaggggctgttttggtaaattcttggtgtgttaagcaagttaagtggtcaccaaggctttgtacctgcttgtgacaattgGAGGGCCATGATttcttgcttaatggctaaacaaaccacttgtcatgatcttgttgatcaccaacaagtataaataggccactccattcacttgttcattgctcattcctctcttctctcctttacatctgctttggagctctctcaatTGAagtttgggacttgtcttctttgtagaaaagatagtaaggacttgggtgagccttctttcattcttttatttgctttctagtctaaatagtcaaacaagtgtttgactttcagtttgaccaagtcaatggtcaacgcaaagttcggttgaactttgcaacgtgattgtaatcacgatagttataatccttcgtgattataaccgctgattaccacgttaactaggtgtagtgtcgagtcaaagtttcggtcagaatgcattttagcacgcattttacaacggaactactttagggtatcaaaacactttgttttgataccaaatcagtaggttaaacatgttttgacatgtttaactcgacactattagtttagtgcttgtttagggtcgtaagtaagcggtctaaacaaccgcttagactttcgaacccgacccgtttggtcgatctttaggatccgaccaagcttagttagtgatcatagttgcatagggaataaccactgaggttataccttatgatcacataagattggttagtcgtatgctagttagcttgtatgcccataggaaatgaccaaaatgcccttttgaagctaaaatccgtattttgactatgtgaacatatttttgacatataatctgaattagtaacatgtttagggataattgggcatgtaagacttgacatagcacatagttaaccatccgaacatagttttacgcaaacgacgcattatagtggcttatactaccataatgggtcgaaacgggtcaaaagcacttaggtagacttccaaatcagaatgttaggtctattaaatcataccatatgagttgcaatactcatttgatttatagaacttcattctatcctatctcccgacttaggatccgattgtttaacataatgatccatactaggtgccacttgattccttgatttcccgagctttgttaggacacttaatcaaggatactcgcaatctcaagtgagtacatagtcccctcttttactgttttcaattttttttggggtgaaacatatatgcctatttgttattttcatgattttaaactttatgactacacatgctTAGTACATACTCATTTGACAAATTAAATGATTACCTATGGTTTAATCACTGATTTttcaaaacttataaaactaatttgttggattgtacctatttttatacattcacccagccgattggtagtatgatatagcgctataggactagacaccccattcctgttgtatggaatgtcagaaaccaaattttaaccaaatagaaattgccttcgtggtatttctatagtctccaaagtgtagtttgatacactaaggcttgattgaataccaaatcacactccctttgtatatgttgatatactacaaaagtacagtttgatgtgctctcaaatgtgatctaccaaagtatattttgatatactaagtacaaaatccaacatatgttttaacatactactttgttatttcccaaagcatagtttgatatgctactgtttaccaaagtatagtttgatatactacctactttgttatttcataaactaaagtacAATTTGATATACTATCAAAGCATaactgatatgctatttttaaaccaaagcatatttgatatgctattttcaaaccaaagtataatctgatatactaccaatacttttatccttaaaccaaagtatatttgagatatactaccaaaactattattttaattactaaagtatatttcgatatactatccatttaactatttcaaaactaaagtatactttgttatactatttatacaagcttttcaaaaccaaagtatatttttgtctatactataaactctttttcaaaacgacacgttttcagaaacaaaacttttacattagattcatggctattttgaaaacataaaaccttttctcacattatccaaagccatgaatctaatacacaatatcctatgttactcacaggcatttttatgctgacatacctattttcatatatgtttcaggtactgctgtgtgatgattattgatgcatgctacacataggatggactcgtgccttagtgactataaaactgagaaacaatttatttgtatttatctgatttgttccaaaacattgagttcaataatttaataaaacaaaactatttgatccatggttgtgaaacaatgattctgttacaacactccccgacgtttccgccacaatttgttgttttacgtggtcggggtgtgacagctgcAGCTACAGCATGACGCACTGAGCCATCGTattcaggagttggagagagctccacgtccGCCTTGTCACTGTCAGACCCCCTTTGCAGCACCACACACTCCCCGTCCGCTTTCCCCTCATTCGGATGTTCGTTTTCTTacatctgagcagcagattgcCTATTTGCTGTGCGTCTGTCGTGCACTTGATGAGGACTGGATGCACATGCGTCGTTTGCTTTTctctcattttccccctcctcctcctccaccatcggCACAGATATT encodes the following:
- the LOC110913400 gene encoding calphotin-like, encoding MVSSSDTGVSDIVDPMAIVSDDEMPSEGDVYTSDTTSTDDDDFQPFALPDIGVEIQHADGIPAGDLPLAVIPAPVPLAAFPLADVPLDVVSDDDIDLFEEGPPEDDYEGGAPIDVDAILPIVEAPIEEAPLGCAASLEFEFDHEIVIDPVFPPDFDPDHGIEFIHMDQPLEAPVAPTDPFFDIPADFDMDLVDPEPVMAPEPVVAPDPTLEHDPVLDDAPALAPPIADLPIVAPPLVDDPIVDAPLPDPVSALVDRAPFAAHIDPRYADTRNGWIEDDDDYPPFVLLVTPPLAPASAPAEIPLFHPHTTDVHRTDLPITFLQDIPPPRPGEGSSRQPPAFIPPVSSSFPFLSQFPHVAPPVAPSGEPFLWTTPHVMPLSDPYHPFHVGYTTEDILASLL